The Candidatus Nitrosocosmicus franklandus genome contains a region encoding:
- a CDS encoding adenosylcobalamin-dependent ribonucleoside-diphosphate reductase — translation MAETDLRESKSKTILHIKKRNGTIVDFEQSKISNAIYKALVATGKGDHDLAELLASKLVNKIIKSDYLESIHKDHVLSVEDVQDMVESILIEEGLAETAKAYILYRHERRKLREVKMKILNKKDLDEVDKSLDVNSLRVLSSRYLLRDNNGEIIEGPKQLFERVAILVAISDVIHDPRIFDFKGHYSQNLSEAEVYYKKLDDFDNKLKIGGYYLNKYHFESLIRSYIDEARSGKMKVSFKDLLRLIAEGQMNSHVNKILEYYNLMVSNEFLPNTPTLMNAGARLGQLSACFVLDMPDDMYSIMKSSTDAAMIFKSGGGVGINYSDLRPEGDIVASTSGVASGPTSFMQIIDSITDVVKQGGKRRGANMGILESWHPDIEKFITMKTKPGMYENFNVSVGIWSDFWQSLVNKEDHKYSLKNPRTKATMKNIDSHQLMELIALSAWKSAEPGVIFFDNINKYNPCINAKGGPLRATNPCGEQSLYPYESCNLGSINLSKFVKRKADGMYEFDWPKYEQSIRKATRFLDNIIDVNKYPVEEIDVNTKLTRRIGLGIMGIADLLFMLRIPYDSKEGYEFMSKLAETLSYFSMDESVVIAKSRGAFPLFEKTEYKNGSVPLSGYYEIPKDLHCYDWDSLIGKIKTYGIRNSWTTTIAPTGTLSMISDVSNGVEPVFALVFEKRVTVGRFFYTNKVFENALKENGLYTDEILLKIANNYGSVRGIAEIPEWMQRVFVTAIDIHWADHIMAQAVWQKWISNAIAKTINMPGDVTVEDVKCAYLLAHEFGLKGVTIYRDGSRNEQVLHITGDDREKRFHVAPSKYLRDFVKANVNEPYVIEQISPIFRDYGATEQKSKANEGIDILLKSDITETSPSLGKTKSELFTNSISTTENDKEACPVCKNFLIITEGCNMCIECGFSSCGAG, via the coding sequence ATGGCTGAAACTGATCTTCGTGAATCAAAAAGCAAAACCATTCTACACATTAAAAAAAGAAATGGTACAATAGTGGACTTTGAGCAATCAAAAATTTCAAATGCGATTTATAAAGCATTAGTTGCAACTGGTAAAGGGGATCACGATTTAGCTGAATTACTTGCATCAAAATTGGTAAACAAGATCATTAAGAGCGATTACTTAGAGTCTATTCATAAGGACCATGTACTTAGTGTTGAGGATGTTCAAGACATGGTAGAGTCTATATTGATTGAAGAGGGTTTAGCTGAAACCGCTAAAGCATATATTCTATACCGTCATGAGAGACGAAAATTAAGAGAAGTGAAGATGAAGATCTTAAACAAGAAAGATCTAGACGAGGTTGATAAATCATTAGATGTTAATTCGCTACGAGTGTTATCTTCAAGATATTTGCTGAGGGATAATAATGGTGAAATAATAGAAGGTCCAAAACAATTATTTGAACGAGTGGCAATTTTGGTTGCAATCTCGGATGTTATACATGATCCACGTATATTTGACTTTAAAGGTCATTATTCGCAGAATCTTTCCGAAGCAGAAGTTTATTATAAGAAATTGGATGATTTCGATAACAAATTAAAAATTGGAGGTTACTATTTAAATAAATATCATTTTGAATCTCTCATTAGGTCATACATAGACGAAGCAAGATCTGGTAAAATGAAGGTAAGTTTTAAGGATCTGTTAAGACTGATTGCAGAAGGTCAAATGAATAGTCACGTTAATAAAATTTTAGAATATTACAATCTAATGGTTTCAAATGAATTTCTTCCCAACACTCCAACCCTTATGAATGCTGGAGCTAGATTGGGACAGTTGTCTGCTTGTTTTGTCCTTGATATGCCTGACGATATGTATTCTATTATGAAATCATCCACTGACGCAGCTATGATATTTAAATCCGGAGGCGGGGTTGGAATAAATTATTCAGATCTTAGACCTGAGGGAGATATTGTTGCATCAACCAGTGGAGTTGCATCCGGACCCACGTCTTTTATGCAAATAATTGATTCGATTACTGATGTAGTCAAGCAAGGAGGGAAACGTCGTGGAGCAAATATGGGCATATTAGAATCTTGGCATCCCGACATAGAAAAGTTCATTACAATGAAAACTAAACCTGGAATGTATGAAAATTTTAATGTGAGCGTAGGAATTTGGTCAGATTTCTGGCAATCTCTTGTAAATAAAGAGGACCATAAATATTCTCTTAAAAATCCCAGAACCAAAGCTACCATGAAAAACATCGACTCGCACCAATTGATGGAGCTGATAGCACTAAGTGCATGGAAGAGTGCTGAACCTGGCGTAATATTTTTTGATAATATCAACAAATACAATCCTTGTATCAATGCCAAAGGTGGTCCACTGAGAGCGACAAATCCCTGTGGTGAACAATCTCTCTATCCATACGAATCTTGCAATTTAGGATCTATCAACTTGTCTAAATTTGTAAAAAGAAAAGCTGATGGCATGTACGAATTTGATTGGCCAAAATATGAACAGTCTATAAGGAAAGCTACCAGATTTCTTGATAATATCATAGATGTAAATAAATATCCGGTAGAGGAAATTGATGTTAATACAAAATTAACTAGGCGTATTGGCTTAGGAATTATGGGTATAGCTGATTTGTTATTTATGCTGCGTATTCCATACGATTCCAAAGAAGGGTATGAATTTATGAGTAAACTGGCTGAAACCCTGTCTTATTTTAGTATGGATGAAAGCGTAGTTATAGCGAAATCTCGCGGAGCATTTCCATTGTTTGAAAAAACTGAATATAAAAATGGTAGTGTTCCATTATCTGGTTATTACGAAATACCCAAGGATTTACATTGTTATGATTGGGATTCTTTAATTGGAAAAATTAAAACTTATGGAATCAGAAATTCATGGACTACTACTATTGCACCTACAGGGACATTGTCAATGATTTCGGATGTATCCAATGGGGTAGAACCAGTATTTGCTTTGGTATTTGAAAAACGTGTTACAGTTGGCCGATTCTTTTATACAAATAAAGTGTTTGAAAATGCATTGAAAGAAAATGGTCTCTATACGGATGAAATTTTATTAAAAATCGCAAATAATTATGGTTCCGTACGAGGAATTGCCGAAATACCTGAGTGGATGCAAAGAGTATTTGTTACCGCCATTGATATTCATTGGGCTGACCATATTATGGCTCAAGCCGTATGGCAAAAGTGGATTAGTAATGCAATAGCAAAGACAATTAATATGCCTGGGGATGTAACTGTCGAAGATGTAAAATGTGCATATTTGCTTGCACATGAATTTGGATTAAAGGGAGTTACTATATACAGAGATGGATCAAGAAATGAACAAGTTCTACACATAACTGGAGATGATCGTGAAAAAAGATTCCATGTTGCCCCTAGTAAATATTTACGTGATTTTGTAAAGGCAAATGTGAACGAACCTTACGTGATCGAACAAATTTCACCAATTTTCAGAGATTATGGTGCCACCGAACAAAAATCTAAAGCAAATGAGGGAATTGATATTCTACTCAAGTCTGATATCACAGAAACAAGTCCCTCTCTAGGTAAAACAAAATCTGAACTATTTACCAATTCCATTTCTACGACAGAAAACGATAAAGAAGCTTGTCCGGTGTGCAAAAATTTTCTGATTATTACAGAAGGATGTAATATGTGTATAGAGTGTGGATTTAGCAGTTGTGGTGCTGGGTAA
- the tes gene encoding tetraether lipid synthase Tes → MDLIQISNLTSKTIGSKRTIRYTQSICPDCNMILDAEVFEREGQVFMTKTCPSHGECEELYFGSYEMYKKFSTYWMDGKGAKAPNVMVDKCACPTNCGLCTNHLSHSGLANMIVTNRCDLTCWYCFFYVKKGLEGAYLYEPSHEQVRAMMKTLKAERPIPGNSIQITGGEPMLRDDITELIKIMKEEGVDHVQLNTNGIKLALSPETMRQVRMAGVSNLYLSFDGVTARTNPKNHWEVPYTLESARKCGMTVVFVPTVIKSINDHELGGIIRFAQKNMDVVHAVNFQPVSLTGRMSKKEREKYRITIPDCIERIEEQTNGEISKDSWFPVPSCMPLTNVIEAFSKKPKYELSIHFACGAGTYVFEDVQTKKLTPLTSFVDIKGLLEYFEEKTEEIKSGSNRYWAMLEVIRKLNQFVDRSKQPYGLNLGRMFSSILLKQSFDSVGSWHVRSLFLGMMHFQDKYNEDLERLQRCDIHYLTPDLRIVPFCAFNVIPEWYRDRIQKKYSIPVEEWEKEHGQTLEAGLYRGIMRKGKPEAQMGCAMSEMHRAAAESDENHKGIELRNGMAGA, encoded by the coding sequence ATGGATCTAATACAAATTTCCAATTTAACTAGTAAAACTATTGGTTCGAAGCGAACTATTAGATATACTCAAAGTATTTGCCCTGATTGCAATATGATTCTTGATGCCGAGGTATTTGAAAGAGAGGGACAAGTTTTCATGACAAAAACATGTCCAAGTCACGGTGAATGTGAGGAATTATACTTCGGTTCTTACGAAATGTACAAGAAATTTAGTACATATTGGATGGATGGAAAGGGTGCCAAAGCACCAAATGTAATGGTGGATAAATGCGCTTGCCCAACAAATTGTGGTTTATGTACAAATCATCTTTCTCACTCTGGATTAGCAAACATGATAGTAACAAATAGATGTGATCTAACATGTTGGTACTGCTTCTTTTATGTCAAAAAAGGACTAGAAGGTGCTTATTTATATGAACCATCTCATGAACAAGTTCGCGCGATGATGAAAACCTTAAAGGCCGAGAGACCTATCCCTGGAAACTCTATTCAAATTACTGGTGGGGAACCAATGCTGAGAGATGATATTACTGAATTAATTAAAATCATGAAGGAAGAGGGAGTAGATCATGTGCAATTAAATACTAACGGCATAAAATTGGCTCTATCACCAGAAACAATGAGGCAAGTAAGAATGGCTGGGGTCAGCAATCTCTACTTATCATTTGATGGGGTAACAGCCAGAACAAATCCCAAAAATCATTGGGAAGTGCCATATACATTGGAATCTGCTAGAAAATGTGGTATGACAGTCGTTTTCGTTCCCACCGTGATAAAATCTATAAATGATCATGAATTGGGTGGTATAATCAGATTTGCTCAGAAAAATATGGATGTTGTGCATGCCGTAAATTTCCAACCTGTCTCTTTAACAGGCAGAATGAGTAAAAAAGAACGAGAAAAATATAGAATAACCATTCCAGACTGCATTGAACGGATTGAGGAACAAACAAATGGTGAAATATCCAAAGACTCCTGGTTTCCGGTTCCTTCATGTATGCCTTTAACTAATGTGATAGAAGCATTCAGTAAGAAACCAAAATATGAATTATCCATTCATTTTGCATGCGGTGCAGGAACTTATGTTTTCGAGGATGTCCAAACTAAAAAATTGACTCCTCTGACCTCTTTTGTAGATATAAAAGGCCTGCTTGAATATTTTGAGGAGAAAACAGAGGAAATTAAATCCGGATCAAACAGATATTGGGCGATGCTAGAAGTGATACGAAAACTTAATCAATTTGTTGACAGAAGTAAACAGCCCTATGGACTTAATTTAGGCCGTATGTTCTCTAGTATTCTTCTTAAGCAGAGTTTCGATTCTGTGGGATCATGGCATGTCAGATCTCTTTTCTTAGGAATGATGCATTTTCAAGATAAATATAATGAAGATTTAGAAAGACTACAAAGATGTGATATCCACTATTTAACTCCGGACTTGCGTATAGTTCCCTTCTGTGCTTTTAATGTCATCCCTGAATGGTATCGTGATAGAATTCAAAAGAAGTACAGTATACCGGTTGAAGAATGGGAGAAGGAACATGGACAAACGTTAGAGGCAGGATTATATAGAGGTATAATGAGAAAAGGTAAACCAGAGGCTCAAATGGGTTGTGCTATGTCGGAGATGCATAGAGCTGCAGCAGAGTCTGACGAAAATCACAAAGGTATTGAATTACGAAACGGTATGGCAGGTGCATAA
- a CDS encoding mRNA surveillance protein pelota, with translation MKVTKTKDSDNKIVVTLEEPDDLFSLRRVIEVGDSITADTTRVIKQDNEFSRPDKGERIKIRIILRVEKISFDNSVDRLKISGIIITSNNENVPRGLHHSITLKVGDTVVLEKSRWNENYLKILSKSVMKFKYLLVSVDSQEAAIGSLTGTYLKMTPNIYSGKSGKRYSADKKNESNNSYFESIRTALEIYLNEQGIKIIVFGPGETKRRLYNFLRERNEYYQKTDFSIVEGIEASGEDGIFVFLRSQAMKDLMSDSKIAMVTSIMDKIMQQISKGEKRYAIGIKEIKYAQSLNAIEALIYSDKVFNDIEEEDFIKLLNEIESNNTKVFATDSTTDIGLRVTSLGGVIALLRYPIY, from the coding sequence ATGAAAGTAACTAAGACTAAAGATTCAGATAACAAAATTGTCGTTACATTAGAAGAACCCGACGATCTATTTAGCTTAAGAAGAGTAATAGAGGTTGGCGATAGTATTACTGCAGATACAACAAGAGTAATTAAACAAGATAACGAATTTTCTAGACCAGACAAGGGTGAACGAATCAAGATCCGTATAATCCTAAGAGTAGAAAAAATCAGTTTTGATAATTCGGTTGACAGATTGAAAATTTCAGGAATCATAATTACGTCAAATAATGAAAATGTACCTAGAGGATTACATCATTCCATAACTTTAAAGGTTGGTGACACAGTGGTTTTAGAAAAATCAAGATGGAACGAAAACTATTTAAAAATACTATCCAAATCTGTCATGAAATTCAAGTATCTACTTGTATCTGTTGATTCACAAGAGGCAGCGATTGGAAGTTTAACGGGCACTTATTTAAAAATGACTCCTAATATATATTCCGGAAAGAGTGGAAAAAGATATTCTGCGGATAAGAAAAATGAATCTAATAACAGCTATTTTGAGAGCATTAGAACGGCATTAGAGATCTATCTTAATGAACAAGGAATCAAGATAATAGTTTTCGGTCCAGGAGAAACAAAAAGGAGACTCTATAATTTTTTAAGGGAACGAAATGAATATTATCAAAAAACAGATTTTAGTATAGTTGAAGGAATCGAAGCTTCTGGTGAAGATGGAATATTTGTATTCTTGAGATCACAGGCCATGAAGGATTTAATGTCCGATAGCAAAATTGCTATGGTTACGAGTATCATGGATAAAATAATGCAACAGATAAGTAAAGGGGAAAAGAGATATGCCATAGGAATCAAGGAAATTAAATACGCACAGTCACTAAATGCTATCGAAGCATTGATTTATTCGGACAAGGTTTTTAATGATATCGAGGAAGAAGATTTCATTAAACTTTTGAATGAAATAGAATCTAATAACACAAAGGTTTTTGCCACCGATTCTACCACAGATATAGGATTAAGAGTAACATCTTTAGGGGGGGTGATTGCATTATTGAGGTATCCTATTTATTAA
- a CDS encoding helix-turn-helix domain-containing protein encodes MPSSSINAITRMSATLKDLFIYIYDLSPLDMDLLLTLIAHNNKQMTLEDLSKAVNRDKSTVFRSLQKLTGLGICVKESRTLKEGGHFHVYSAISREIFKLETEKRVKELEQSLRRILKKFEDDLEIMLDDVFDTKKKVVK; translated from the coding sequence ATGCCGTCATCATCAATAAATGCCATAACACGAATGAGCGCAACACTAAAGGATCTTTTCATTTACATCTACGATTTATCACCGTTGGATATGGATCTTTTACTAACTCTAATCGCACATAATAATAAACAAATGACTTTAGAGGATTTATCTAAAGCAGTGAACCGAGATAAGAGTACTGTATTCCGATCATTACAAAAATTAACAGGATTGGGAATATGTGTAAAAGAAAGTCGAACTTTGAAAGAAGGAGGACATTTCCATGTGTATTCAGCTATATCTAGAGAAATCTTCAAACTTGAGACAGAGAAGCGTGTAAAAGAATTGGAACAAAGCTTGAGGAGAATACTAAAGAAATTTGAAGATGATCTCGAAATAATGCTGGATGATGTATTTGATACCAAGAAGAAAGTAGTAAAGTAA
- the cutA gene encoding divalent-cation tolerance protein CutA — protein MKHSKIQSDGAILLSTFPDEKSLIRLCKVLVADKRLCACVNYTKINSLYTWENELKQEEEFLAIFKTTSKLIDALKTEITVNHPYQIPEIIVLSMKDVSSDYMLWLVNNTRTT, from the coding sequence ATGAAGCACTCTAAAATTCAGTCTGATGGTGCAATTCTGTTATCTACCTTTCCAGATGAAAAATCGTTAATTAGGCTTTGTAAAGTGCTGGTAGCAGATAAACGATTATGTGCGTGTGTAAACTATACCAAAATAAATTCTTTATATACATGGGAAAATGAACTAAAACAAGAAGAAGAGTTTTTAGCAATTTTTAAGACAACTTCGAAATTAATTGATGCCTTAAAAACCGAAATAACTGTAAATCATCCATACCAAATACCTGAAATTATAGTTCTCTCTATGAAGGATGTTTCTTCTGATTATATGTTATGGCTTGTCAACAATACTCGCACAACTTGA
- a CDS encoding TrmB family transcriptional regulator — protein MEISDKAKESMESLGLTNYEIRVYTSLLFTGSNTASEISKKSGVPYSKIYDVLNSLYVRGWVYSDNQRPQNFFPKSPSNAVEAMMIEMENNLRSNKNIIINELMPIYEKTGLKEKPDIWVVSGLYNIATKVTEIIQSTKEELLIAIPKIPENVVRSIQPVLRELFDRGVKITILASDETNADTVKAMSRVADVRLKNDMFGGGVIGDSKHVLILLGEGKNDVVNNTSYDIIAIWAEHTGLASFAKDYFQYLWKDARQKK, from the coding sequence ATGGAAATAAGTGACAAGGCCAAAGAATCTATGGAAAGCCTTGGGTTAACAAATTACGAGATCAGAGTTTATACCTCATTATTATTTACCGGTTCAAACACAGCGTCAGAAATCAGCAAGAAATCTGGTGTTCCATATTCAAAGATTTATGATGTCTTAAACAGTCTGTATGTAAGAGGATGGGTTTATTCGGACAACCAAAGACCGCAGAATTTTTTTCCAAAATCACCATCAAATGCAGTAGAAGCTATGATGATCGAAATGGAAAACAATCTTCGTAGCAACAAGAATATCATAATTAATGAATTAATGCCGATCTATGAGAAAACAGGATTGAAGGAGAAACCCGATATTTGGGTAGTAAGTGGATTGTATAATATTGCGACCAAAGTAACTGAAATAATTCAGTCAACCAAAGAAGAACTACTTATAGCAATTCCAAAGATCCCCGAAAATGTTGTGAGATCTATACAACCCGTCCTACGTGAACTATTTGATAGAGGAGTTAAAATAACAATACTAGCATCGGATGAAACCAACGCGGACACAGTTAAAGCGATGTCTAGGGTAGCAGACGTAAGGTTAAAGAATGATATGTTTGGAGGCGGAGTCATTGGAGATTCTAAACACGTATTGATTCTATTGGGAGAAGGAAAAAATGATGTTGTAAATAACACAAGTTATGACATTATAGCTATTTGGGCTGAGCATACAGGGTTAGCAAGTTTTGCTAAAGATTATTTTCAATATCTATGGAAAGATGCAAGACAAAAAAAATAA
- the pyrB gene encoding aspartate carbamoyltransferase: protein MAKNRFFNRNVVSIRDFDRDDFSYLFDVTDKIQTLKSKERGEIAKGLILGYIFYEYSTRTRLSFESAMSSIGGRSLGISDVDSSSIMKGESYADTIKTISLYSDVVLIRHPSDGSSRYACEISQKPVINGGSGSEEHPTQAMLDIYTIFKEKKKIDGLSIGIVGDLKYGRTVYSLIYALSNYNVDIHLVSPAVLRIRSESIYDISHKVNMQQHLELSDDLLQKLDIIYVTRIQRERFPDLQEYKKIQGLYTIDENILKKSKPNVSILHPLPRVDEISPSIDNTVNALYFKQAAYGKELRAALLSILLHENPF from the coding sequence ATGGCGAAAAATAGGTTCTTTAACCGTAATGTAGTTTCTATACGCGATTTCGATCGGGATGATTTCTCATATCTTTTTGATGTTACTGATAAAATACAAACATTAAAATCCAAAGAACGTGGAGAAATTGCAAAAGGACTAATTCTTGGTTATATTTTCTATGAATACAGTACTAGAACAAGACTTAGCTTCGAGTCTGCCATGTCCTCTATTGGCGGCCGATCTTTGGGGATTTCTGATGTTGATTCCTCTTCGATCATGAAAGGTGAAAGCTATGCGGATACAATAAAAACGATTTCCTTATACTCAGATGTAGTTCTTATACGTCATCCATCTGATGGTTCTAGTAGATATGCTTGCGAAATATCTCAAAAACCTGTTATTAATGGAGGAAGTGGAAGTGAAGAACATCCAACTCAAGCTATGTTGGATATTTACACGATATTTAAAGAAAAGAAAAAGATTGATGGTTTATCCATCGGCATAGTCGGTGATTTAAAATATGGTCGGACAGTTTACTCTTTAATTTATGCTCTATCTAACTACAACGTAGATATTCACTTAGTTTCTCCGGCCGTATTAAGAATTCGAAGTGAATCAATTTATGATATTTCACATAAGGTCAATATGCAACAACACCTTGAACTATCTGATGATCTTTTGCAAAAGCTAGATATAATTTATGTAACCCGTATTCAAAGAGAACGGTTTCCTGATTTGCAGGAATACAAGAAGATTCAGGGATTATATACCATTGATGAAAATATTCTAAAAAAGTCAAAACCGAATGTTTCTATTCTTCATCCACTACCACGAGTAGATGAAATATCTCCATCGATTGATAATACTGTGAATGCTCTGTATTTCAAACAAGCTGCCTATGGAAAAGAACTACGAGCAGCTTTGTTGTCTATATTACTACATGAGAATCCTTTTTAA